The segment AAAGAAGAAATCTTCCACTGATTCTCCGATGTTTTTAGACAGTCCTCCATACATTTCGCCAAGTTTCTGTAATTTTTTATCTGTTTCTTTAGCCTGTTCTTTGGTTTCCTGAAACTTTTCTGTAAGGATACGGTCGGATTCTTTAATCTGTTCTTTTGTTTCCTGAAACATCAGCCAAACTTTGTCAAAATCGAGTTTTTGTTGTTGAGTTCTCATTTGAAAATATTTTAAAATGGCTTTATATTACAAAGTTAACACAGGCAAATGAAAAGACAAGGAAAAAGTGAAAAATATTTTATGTGAATTGCAATTGTGAAAAAAATGATTACTGTCTACATTACGCATCCCTGACTTTTATAATATAATAAGATATCAAGCAAAACAACAAGCTGTAGCCAATAGTAATAAGAGATGCTATAATCAGCGGTATGGGATACATTTCAACACCTGAAGCCAGTTGCCAGAGACTCTTCCCGGGGAATGGGGTTAGCGTTGAAAAAATATTCGCAGGAAAATAAGGGTCTATTTGATTCGGGACAAAGAACCTTATTATAGCTTCAATAAATAATATATATGTAACATATAGAACGATTCCTAATCCTGTTTTTTTAATGATTACACCAACCAAAAATGCAAAGGAAAGGTAAGAAAATGTTTGGATAAAATAGGTTAGAAGGAAATGCATTTGGTCAGAAATTAAAACGTAGGTTGACTTGGAAAACCAGTCGAGACAGGTGAAACATGCCTTATGAGTATGAGTAAATCCAAAGACCAAACTCACAATTGCCAGAAACAATGTACTCATAGTGCAAAAAATTAATATGAGCAATATTTTAGCAAGTACAAAATCCAGTTTGCTCAACCCGCAGGTGATTTGATATCGGAACGTTTTATAAGAGAATTCAGCAGTAACTAATGAAATAACTATAGGGCCTAACAGTAAAATACTAAAAAAGTGAGCAATATAAGTTATACTGTTCCACACACGCGGGAAGTAATAATATTGCTTAAAATTAATAAAGTTTAAAGCTTCAATCTCTATATTACTCCCTCCATAAAAAAATAAATATGATGAAGTTATATATAAAACTGTAAATATCCAGAAAGTTCTGTTGGAAAGTATTTTATAAAATTCGATTTTGATAAGTGAGATCATAATTTGTTATTGGTTGGGTGGTTAGTTAGTTACCCCGCACATAAATTTATTAATTTGATATAAATTATTTTTTCACTTTATTATAAATTTATGTGCGGGGTTATAGTTGATTAGTTTTTAGTTCTGGTTTTATAGTTTTTTAGTTTCTTGCTCATCGTGCTCCTCCCGAGTACTCGGGAGAGCACGAGTGGCTGCCGTTAAATGAAGTAAACCACCCAACTAAAAAACTATAACAAGTAACAAATTAACCACAACCAAAAACTAATAAACTAAAAACTATATTAAGATGTTATTTCTAAAAACTTGGTTTCTAAACTTTGCTTTTTAACTATTTCACCCATTGCGCCTGAAACCATAATCCTGCCGGTTTTTAATATCCCTACGTGTGTACAAACTTTTTCTATCTCGTCTAAAATATGACTGGCAATGATAATCGTTTTACCTTCGTTGGCAACTTTTATGATCAGGTTCCTTATCTCTGCAATTCCTTGCGGGTCCAATCCGTTGGTAGGTTCATCAAGTACCAGCACTTCAGGGTTCCCGAGCAATATCGAAGCCATAGCCAATCGCTGCTGCATTCCGAAAGAAAATCCTTTGAACTTTGAATTTTTTCTATCAGCAAGACCAACAATTTGTAATACCCTGTCAATATCGCTATAAGGGACACCTTTAATGGTGGCTGTGACCTTTAAATTCTGGTAAGCTGATAAGTATGGATAGAAGTTTGCAGTTTCTAATAGCGCTCCGATCTTCTTTCTGCTATACTTTGAAGGAGGCTTCCCAAACCAGCTATAGGTACCTTGGTTAGCGTTAATGATGTTTAAAATTATCCCAAGCAATGTGGTTTTTCCGCTTCCGTTCGGGCCAAGTATACCATACACATTGCCCTTCTCTACATTAAAGGAAACACCATCCAATGCCCGGATATTCCCATAATTTTTTGAAACATTCTTTATTTCAAGTACTTGTGACAACTTTTTATTGGTTTTGATAAAAGTAGGCAATTGGCAGTTGGCAAGGAAGAGACGCCCAATTTGGGCGTCTCTTCCTTGCCAACTGCCAACTTATCTATTAACAGCAACAAAATTATCGTTCCCGAGTACTCGGGATCAATAATGAATTTTTAAGTGCCTAATTGGGGCGAAAGGTACAATAATGATTGAAGCAAAAAAATATTCTTGGAAAATATTATTACCCAAAAATCTAAATTAAAAAAAATAGCTCAAATCTTAACTGTTTTTTTATAAATTGTTAAAGTTACGGGTTACGGGTTCAGAGGGGTGTAAGGTTCGTTCAGAAGGGTGACTCTTTCTACTGTCAACTGCCACTTCTTATATTTTACCGACCCTTCTCTCATGCCTCCCCCCTTCAAATTCGTTATCCAGAAATACTTCCACCATTTCTTTTGCTTCTTCAATACTAACAAAACGTGCAGGAAGGCATAAGATGTTGGCGTCATTGTGCAGGCGTGCCAGGGCTGTTAGTTCTTTATTCCAGCATAATGCAGCTCTTATTCCTTTATGCTTGTTTGCTGTCATAGCTACACCATTTCCGCTCCCGCATATTGAAATACCATAATTAAATTCTTTGTTTTCAACTGCATTGGCAAGCGGATGGATATGATCTGGATAATCAACCGGGCTTTCATCAACAGGGCCAAAGTCCTTTACTTCATAGCCTTTTTGTGACAGCATCTCTTTTAATTCTTTTATATAAGTAAAGCCTGCATGGTCACCGCCTATTGCTATTTTGATTTTGTCCATAATGTATAATTTATTTCATTTCAGGCATTTCTTTCTTCACTACTAATTTAGATATATAAATACTAACTTCATATAATAAAAACAAAGGCATTGCTATTAAAAGCTGGCTTATCACATCGGGCGGAGTGATTATTGCAGAGACGATCAGCGTGCCGATCAGGGCATGCCTGCGGTATTTTCGCATGGTAGCAGGTGTTACAATCCCTGCTTTTGACAAAAAATAAACCATGATTGGCAGTTGGAACATGATACCGCATGTTAGTACCAGCATGGATACTGTTGTGACGTATGAAGTAATATCAAACTCATTGATGATACTCGGATCAAGCTGATAGTTTGCCAAAAAATTAATGGATAACGGTGATACAACATAATACCCGAACAGAATGCCTGATAAAAATAACAGGCTTACAAAAAATACCGCCCCTCTTGCGATCGTTCTTTCTTTTGTGTAGAGCGCTGGTTTAACAAAGTGCCATATTTCCCAGAAAACGTAGGGAAATGCACATATAAATCCAATTACAATTGATGATGAAATGTGCATGGTAAATTGCCCGGTCATTTTGCGGCTCTGGATCGTAAAAGGCAATTCGGTTATGCACAATACGGAAGAATGAAGTATTTCCGAAATTTTACATAGAAAACGATACGTAATAAAATCCGGCCTTGAAGGGGCAAGAATGATATGATGAAAAACGATATTTTTGGCTAAAAAAACAATGATAGCAAGAGCAAGAATTGCAATAAAAGAACGTAAAATATGCCACCTCAATTCTTCAAGGTGGTCAAGGAATGACATTTCTTTCATATAGAAGTTTTCCTTTTGAAACAATACTGGTAATAAAAGCCTGTGGTACGTTACTCCACTCCTTAACTTCCTTTTCCGTATAGACTAAAATATCTTTAGGTGTAGATATAAGACCCCATAGGTGTTTCCTTATTCTTCTTGCTCTTTTGAAACGGGGTTCATTACTATCTTTCACTACTACTAATAAATCCAGATCACTCCCTTCTTTTGATTTTCCGTAAGCATAGGAACCAAATAGAATAATTTTTTCAGGTTGAATTACTTCAATTATTTTTTCAGTTATAGTTTTAATATATTTTGGGCTAATCATATCTTAAAATTATCAAATTTTTTTCAAAGATAATCAAATATAAAAAATATTGCAAATAATTGAGATAAACCTTTATCTTTTTTGTTAAAAGAACTTTAGAGTGGTGTCAGGTGTTTCCACCTGACACTTTCTGCTTTTTAATTTCAATTAATCCTGGTTCCATTTCTTCTGTGAGTTTTTCAAGGACTAATGGAATTAAAGGTTTATGTGTTGAATACTTGCTATCATAAGCATTCAGCAAAAAGATAGTAATTGGATATTTAGTTAAATTTTGTTGAAATTGTAAATTTTTGTCGGCAGTAATAAATACTCGAAAATCAGCATTTACCATAAGTTTCAAAAGTTCCCCATTACTTTTTCCCAACCAATACATTTCACTAACTGTATAAACTTCATGATCTACAAACTCAAATTTTAACTTTCTATGCAGATTTTCATCTAGTAATATTTTCATTTATATATTTAGGTGACGTAACAAATCTTGCAGCAATATTTAAAACTTCAATTGCTTGTTCTTTTGTAACTGATGGAAATCCATCCAGAAATTCATAGAGACCTTCTTCACCTTCTATATAATCAAATAGACATTGAATTGGAACTCTGGTACCACGAAATACCGGTGTTCCGCCAAGAATTCCGGGGTCAATATTTATTGCATTTTGTTTCATCTGTTAAATTTTTTCAAAGATAATCAAACTTTAAAAATATTTCAAATAACTACTTTTTATTGAAACAATGGAAAATTCCCCATCCATCCATTCACTTCCTTTCTTATAGCTCCAATTTTAGAGTCATCCTCATGATCCCTCAGTACGGTATCTATAAGATCAACAATTTTCAGCATATCATCTTCTTTCAGGCCTCTTGTTGTAATTGCTGAGGTACCAATTCGCATACCGGAAGTAACAAAAGGAGATTGATCATCAAAAGGAACCATGTTTTTATTCACAGTGATATCTGCTTTTATTAAGGCGTTTTCTGCTATTTTTCCAGTAAGATTCTTATTGCGAAGGTCAATAAGCATTAAGTGATTGTCAGTACCTCCGGAAATTACATGGTAGCCTTTTTCTATAAAGGCTTTTGCCATTACGCTGGCATTGTTCTGAACCTGCTCAACGTATTTTTTATATTCATCCGATAATGCTTCATACAGTCCAACAGCTTTTGCCGCGATCACATGCTCAAGCGGGCCGCCTTGTGTACCCGGGAATACAGCCGAATCAAGCAATGATGACATCATACGTATTTTTCCTTTAGGCGTTTTGAGTCCAAAGGGATTTTCAAAATCTTCACCCATCATGATCATACCGCCCCTCGGGCCTCTCAACGTTTTATGGGTGGTGGTGGTTATAAAATGACAATAGGGTAGGGGATCGTTTAAAAGGCCTTTTGCGATGATGCCAGCCGGATGGGCAATATCTGCCATTAACAATGCACCGGTCATGTCAGCAATCTCACGAAAACGTTTATAGTCCCAATCGCGGGCATAAGCAGATGCACCGGTGATGATGAATTTGGGTTTTTCTACTAAAGCGATCTCTTCTACTTTATCGTAATCAATGGTACCGGTCTTTTCACCAACTCCATACGAAATCTGATGATAAAGCTTACCCGAGAAATTTACAGGTGACCCGTGCGTTAAATGACCTCCATGGGAAAGGTCAAGCCCCATAAATTTATCTCCCGGTTTCAGCACAGCCATAAAAACCGCCATGTTTGCCTGCGCCCCGGAATGCGGCTGCACATTTACCCAGGCAGCGCCAAACAGCTCTTTTGTCCTGTCTATTGCTAATTGTTCCGATTCATCCACACATTCACAGCCGCCATAGTACCTTTTTGAGGGAAGGCCTTCGGCATATTTGTTTGTTAATACACTGCCCATTGCTTGCAATACCTGCTCTGAGACAAAATTTTCAGACGCAATAAGTTCAAGGCCGCGAAGCTGGCGCTGTTTTTCTTTAGCGATGATATCAAAAATTTGGGTGTCTTTTTTCATGTTTTTAAATTATACAAATTTAATGATTTTTTTTCTTATTTGTGAAAAAAAGATATATCTTTGTTTTTAGTTATGAAAAAAGGATTTTTTAAAAAAAAATAAAAAAAAGTTTGCAAATTAAATAAAGAGCTTTATACTTGCGGCAGGTTTAGTTTAGTAAGTTCCCTCGCGGATTTTTTTCAACTTCATGATTGATAATTGTTTGCCGTCAGGGATAAAAAAAGGGGCGTAAGCCCCTTTTTGAGTGTTTAAAAGGAAAAGTTATTTTTTTACCAATTTTTTGTTTTTTGTTCTAATTCTTGTTGTGTAATATAATCACCCTTTTCATATTGTTTCCTTGCTTCATCAATCTCTGCTTTGTATTGTTCCGGGGTAAGTGGTTTGCCTTCAGTAGTATGAAGAACGATTCCTTTTTTATCACGTTTAATCATTTGGTAGACCAATTGAATAAAATGGTCGTCTGCTTGACTAATGTACTTGCTGTTAGCGGTAGTTTTTCTGTCGTGACTGTCCGCGAGACTGTCACACGAAAAAACCAAAAATTGTCTGGATGGTTTTATTTTTTCCACTCCTTCTCGAATTGTAGAAGTAAACCGTCTTTGATAAAACCTTGGTCTATTTTTGAAAACATAAATCCTTTATTCCCTGCGTCCTTAATTGATGCACCGAAATGATAAAAGTCTGTCTGGTCGAGAACTACAAATCTGTCGTGAAAAACAGAAGAAGTTTTTACTTCTAAATTTTTATGTTGTTTATTAAATGCTTCAATGAATGTTTTTATTGTCGGTGTTATAGATTTGTTAAGTGTCAGCACGCGACAAAGCACGCTATTATTTTTGCTTGCCAAAAGTTCAAGAATTTTTTCATTGAGATAGTTGTCTATTAAGATTATCTCTTTTGTCGCTTTTGCAATGATGTCATTAAATTTTAACAGTGCGTCAAAATGCTGTCCAGCGAAGTAAACGCCTTCTTCCGATACTTTTATATTTGGTGTTTGTATCGTTTCAACACTATTTAAAAATTTTATAAAATATTGTATGTCGGCAATAAGTGCCCGTGTTGCCCATTTGTGATATGATGCGTCTCCAGCGTGAAACTGCTCATAGTTTTGTGGTGCGAAGTCCTGTAAGTCAGGAAATTCTTTTTTCAATTTGTCTGCCTCTTTTAAAAATTGGTCTCGGAGACTGACGAAAATATCCTCAGGTGGAGTGCTGTGAAGTTCTTGAACGCTTGCTACTCTGTCTTGAAGTGCAATTAATTTTGCTAAAGTTGAATTCATTTCAATTAATTTATGTTTGCTTATATGCTTTGATTGCCCATTTAAAAGTAAAAACCAGCAGACGTAGTGGATAAAAAAGAAGTAAAATAATTATGCTGATAATTTTGACGATTTTAATTAAGTCATCTCTTGAAATTACTTTACTGGAAAAATTATTCCGTTCTTCTTCTAGTTTTTGTTTTATTATTTTAAGTTCTGTTATTTTTGTTTTACTGTTCAATTCAGCTTTGGTGAATGAGTATTGCTGAAATAAATTAACCAAGTCTGCTTTATTTTCAATCTTCAACTCTTCCAAGAGTGGCATAGGCAATAAATAATATAAATTTTCCTTGTTTGTTAATAAGCAATTCCAAGCAGAAAGAATATCGTCATCAGTCTTAAAAAGTTCCTCCAACCCATTCCCTTGAAGACCGGATTTCCGGACCCATTCTTCTATGGTGTAAAAATCTTCTATATCGACTAAATATTTACTCCATTTGTCGTCTGTAGTTATTTCTCGAATGCAGGCAATGTAAGAGACTTTGTCTTTTGGGTTGGGCAGTTTACCATTAATAGATTGTTCATCTTCATATTTTTTTACTGCTTTATAAACCTTAAATTCTTTAGAAAGAAGATAAAGAGTATAATTTGAACCCCGATTTTCGTCCTCCTTTGTTTTTAAAAGAGTGATGAATGATTTTATTTTGGAAAACTTATTATCATAAGTACTTGAAAGATTTGAAATAATATTTTGTTGTGACTGAATATCTTTGTTTTTGTCGGCAATCATTTTTTCAATGATTAATGAATAGCACCAAAGTCCAAGAGTAACTATAAGTATTAGTCCTAACACTCCAAATAGGATTAGAATTTCTCTTGCTAATTTTTTCTTAAATGGTTCTCTCATTGTCCGTTTTTAAAATTACCGTTAACTTCACGAATTTGTGTTATTTCCATAATTACTTGATTTTAATAGTCCCTAATTTAATGCTCAGCCTTTTTTTTGGTTGGGCTTTTTTTGTTTTATAATATGTTTAATAAACTCTTTAGTGATCTTATTAGGATTTATATATTTTAAATCCTTCACTTTTTTAAAATCTCTATCATTATCTGCAATTAACGTTAAATCATATACAATTGCAGTTGCTGCAATAATTGCGTCTGCTAATTTTACTTTGGTTTGTTTACGAATTTTAATGGTTTTTAATATTATTTCTTCTGTGATATTTTTAATTTCAGAGCCTTCAATAAATGTTTCATAAACTTTTAAATCGTTTGGATCATCAGGGTTCCAACTCAATAATTCAATTCTGGAAATAACAGAAATGATACTTTCATCATCTACAATCATATCCATAAATAAATCACCTTTATCAGTAAGGGTTTCATTCAAATACTTTATTACTGCTGAGGTATCTAATAAAAATCTCTCTCCCATTCTTCTCTTAATGATTTTAATTTATCATCTATTTCTTTAGCGCTCATTTTACTTAATTTACCTTTCAATGAAGATAATTTTATCCGTTTTTCCTCAAAAACAGGGATGTTATTTTGATTTTGGATATCATTTTCCCGCATAGATTTTAAAGTCCTTTCAATGACTAAAATCTTTTTTGACATTGGTAATCTTTCAATTTCTTTTATAATTTCATGTGTTTTCATAATTCAAAAATAAGAAAATTATCTAAATTACTTGACTTTTTAACGCTTTTTTCTCAATATCGTTTCATTTTCAAAAGATTTTTTCCCCACAACATCAAATATCCCACACAAACGCCCCCTGATGCCTCACTGAAAAGCAGGGAATATCATAGGCTTTCGCTTCTTTTAGCAACTTTTTACCATAATACCATTTGTTAGAAGAATCGATGATGAGTTTTGTGAAAATAAAATGCTCCTGAAGTTTTCTCAGTGAAATATGTGCATTGTTTTGGAGCACAATAAAGTCAATATCTATTTTGTAGTAAGTGGGGGTCCGGCTCATGTTCGGGCTGCCACTCCCCAAATTGCCAGGAAATTCCATATCCTTATTCAATAATAATATCTTATAACCATTCCAAACAATTAAATCCACAGCCCCCCTAAATCCCCCCAAAGGGGGGACTTTGCCACCCCCTTTGCCTCCTGTGGGGGATAGGGGATGGCCAGTTCTCCCCCCTTTGGGGGGAGTTAGAGGGGGGCTGGTGGGGCTTGGCGTAATATTCGTTTTTCTGATCCCTTTATTCCACCAATGATGAAAAATATGAAATCTTAACTTTGATTTATCATTTAATAAAATTGAATCACAGATCAGCTCATTTTCAAAACCATCAATAAAGTCAATTGCCGAATGATCATGAATATTATAGACAACAAAACGTTTTTGATTTTTTTGAATACTTAACTCAATGATCTGAAAAATGCTGAACAAAAATAAGAGTGAAAATAATACTACCTGGAATTGAATTTTTTTAAAATAGATAAAAATTAAAAAAATTATAACGATCGCATAGATCAGCCATGATTCAAAAACCGAAATATCAATGCCCTTTATAAGCGCAAATGGAAGTTTCTCTATGGTAAATATGAACTGGTTTAACAACCATATCAGCTTTTCAAGCAAAAAGCCAAAGCCCTTAGCCAGCAAA is part of the Cytophagales bacterium genome and harbors:
- a CDS encoding DUF433 domain-containing protein; the protein is MKQNAINIDPGILGGTPVFRGTRVPIQCLFDYIEGEEGLYEFLDGFPSVTKEQAIEVLNIAARFVTSPKYINENITR
- a CDS encoding nucleotidyltransferase domain-containing protein — translated: MISPKYIKTITEKIIEVIQPEKIILFGSYAYGKSKEGSDLDLLVVVKDSNEPRFKRARRIRKHLWGLISTPKDILVYTEKEVKEWSNVPQAFITSIVSKGKLLYERNVIP
- a CDS encoding serine hydroxymethyltransferase; the protein is MKKDTQIFDIIAKEKQRQLRGLELIASENFVSEQVLQAMGSVLTNKYAEGLPSKRYYGGCECVDESEQLAIDRTKELFGAAWVNVQPHSGAQANMAVFMAVLKPGDKFMGLDLSHGGHLTHGSPVNFSGKLYHQISYGVGEKTGTIDYDKVEEIALVEKPKFIITGASAYARDWDYKRFREIADMTGALLMADIAHPAGIIAKGLLNDPLPYCHFITTTTHKTLRGPRGGMIMMGEDFENPFGLKTPKGKIRMMSSLLDSAVFPGTQGGPLEHVIAAKAVGLYEALSDEYKKYVEQVQNNASVMAKAFIEKGYHVISGGTDNHLMLIDLRNKNLTGKIAENALIKADITVNKNMVPFDDQSPFVTSGMRIGTSAITTRGLKEDDMLKIVDLIDTVLRDHEDDSKIGAIRKEVNGWMGNFPLFQ
- a CDS encoding type II toxin-antitoxin system VapC family toxin codes for the protein MGERFLLDTSAVIKYLNETLTDKGDLFMDMIVDDESIISVISRIELLSWNPDDPNDLKVYETFIEGSEIKNITEEIILKTIKIRKQTKVKLADAIIAATAIVYDLTLIADNDRDFKKVKDLKYINPNKITKEFIKHIIKQKKPNQKKG
- the tatC gene encoding twin-arginine translocase subunit TatC, encoding MSFLDHLEELRWHILRSFIAILALAIIVFLAKNIVFHHIILAPSRPDFITYRFLCKISEILHSSVLCITELPFTIQSRKMTGQFTMHISSSIVIGFICAFPYVFWEIWHFVKPALYTKERTIARGAVFFVSLLFLSGILFGYYVVSPLSINFLANYQLDPSIINEFDITSYVTTVSMLVLTCGIMFQLPIMVYFLSKAGIVTPATMRKYRRHALIGTLIVSAIITPPDVISQLLIAMPLFLLYEVSIYISKLVVKKEMPEMK
- the rpiB gene encoding ribose 5-phosphate isomerase B; protein product: MDKIKIAIGGDHAGFTYIKELKEMLSQKGYEVKDFGPVDESPVDYPDHIHPLANAVENKEFNYGISICGSGNGVAMTANKHKGIRAALCWNKELTALARLHNDANILCLPARFVSIEEAKEMVEVFLDNEFEGGRHERRVGKI
- a CDS encoding ATP-binding cassette domain-containing protein, encoding MGRLFLANCQLPTFIKTNKKLSQVLEIKNVSKNYGNIRALDGVSFNVEKGNVYGILGPNGSGKTTLLGIILNIINANQGTYSWFGKPPSKYSRKKIGALLETANFYPYLSAYQNLKVTATIKGVPYSDIDRVLQIVGLADRKNSKFKGFSFGMQQRLAMASILLGNPEVLVLDEPTNGLDPQGIAEIRNLIIKVANEGKTIIIASHILDEIEKVCTHVGILKTGRIMVSGAMGEIVKKQSLETKFLEITS